CTTCAACACGCCGCCGAGGAAGATCGGCGTCGCCAGGCTGATCGGGAGATACATTCCGACCGCGAACGGCAACACCGGAACGTCCATCATAATGAGGATGACCGCAAACGTCGCGCCAATCAGCACCATCCCCCAATTCGCGGTCCCGTTGAGGACGCTCTCGGCGATCAACGCCATGAGCCCGGCCTGGGGCGCGGGGAGGGTCTGACTACCGAGCCCGTAGGCTTGGTTAAAGAAGACGATAATCCCGCCAGCGAACAGCGCCGATAGTCCGATTCCGACGAGTTGGGCAATCTGCTGTTTTCGCGGTGTCGCGCCGAGCAGATAGCCGGTCTTGAGGTCTTGTGAGGTGTCGCCAGCGACTGCAGCCGCGATGGCCACGACCGATCCCGTGACGAGCACGACGACTGGGTCCGAAACGCCGATAGAGCGGAGCACGACCGCGGCGATCAGGATCGTCGCGACGGTCATTCCCGAGACGGGGTTCGACGAACTCCCGACGATGCCGACGAGATACGAGGAGACCGCGACGAACAGGAACGCCGCGAGCACTGCGATGACCGCCCCCAACAGCCCGACGCGGACCTGGGGAATGACAACAAGCAAGATTGCGACGATGGCCGCGCCGACGACGACGATCGCCATCGGGAGGTCGCGAGCGGTGCGTTTGTAATCCGTGTTCCCGTTGAGCCCCTCGCTGAACTCCGCACTCGCCAACCGGATAGCGTCGAAGATCGTTGAGCGCATCGAGGCGATCGCGTACAGCCCGCCGACGATCATTGCGCCCGCGCCGACGTAGCGGATGTAGCTGCTCCAGACAGCGTTCGCCTGCTCGAACAGCGTCCCGCCGACCGCATCGGGCGGCACCATCCCGCCGGTGACGAGCAGCGGGATCAGCATCATCCACGAGACTAGGCCGCCACCGAGGATGTACGCCGCGATGCGCGGCCCGATGATGTAGCCGACGCCGATGAGCGCGGGGGTGAAGTCCCCGCCGAGCGCGAACCCTCGAGTGTTGGTCACCGAGAACGCCCCCTGAATCGTCGTCTGAATCACGCCCCAGATGTTCGCGAGCGCCGTGTAGACCGCGCCCACGACGAACCCGACCGAGACGAACCGGACTCCGCGCCCGCCGTGTTCGCCCGCTTGGAGCACGTCCGCACACGCGGTCCCCTCGGGATAGGGGAGCTCTTGGTGCTGTTCGACGATGAGGTAGCGTCGCATCGGGATCATGAACAGCACGCCGAGGATCCCGCCGAGCAGCGATACCACCGCGGTGGTCACGACATCGATCGACTCGCCGAGGAAGGCGACGCCGGCGAGCGAGAAGATCACGCCGGCGGTCAGCGACGAGCCGGCCGACGTCATCGTCTGGACAATGTTGTTCTCTAGGATTGTCCCCTGGATGCCGATACGCGAGAGACTGTAAAACAGCCCCATACTGATGACCGCCGCCGGGATAGAGGCACTGATCGTCAGCCCGGCACGCAGCCCGAGATAGGCGTTTGCCGCCATCAGTACGACGTTGAGCAAGAGTCCGAGTAGGACCGCCTTCACTGTGAGTTCGGCCATGCTGGTGTCGGCCGCAACATACGGGTCAACCGCTGTCGTCTCCGTGGATTTGCCACGCTCGGATACCATATAAAAGTATAATCGACTACTTTCCAGAATTGGGAAAACATTACGTTTTCCCCTCTATCGCAGTGTCGGTAGTTCCCAATTGAAATCTCACCATCTCCTCTGAACCGGTGAGCTGTCGAGGTGAACGTAGTAGTGGACCGGTTCACTGGAGTTCAGAAGCGCTGCTGTGTACTCAACGACCCACAGCACCGATTTCTCACGAACCCAGCTGACAGCTGGTGCTCACGAAGGGCACCCTGAGGCCGCGGGCTGGCTCAGCCCGCGGCCGCGGTGTACGCATCCGGCACGCCGACTCCGTTCATCTCGATCTTCCACCGCCGCTCCAACTCCTGCTCCAGAGCATGTCGGATCCAGTCGCAAAACACCGAGAACGTGAACTCCTCGGGCAGGTCGCGCCCGCCCCGGCGAGGGCGGGCGACGACCGCCCATCGTATACTCTCGGCCGGAAGTTTCGATAACCTCCAGCAGCAAGCCAGAGCATGACGAAATCCGGAAACAAGATTTCCGGTTTGACGAAAGAACGAGTCCGCGAGCAACTCGCGGACGAGGCTGATCCGAAGGCGATCAAGCGCCTTACCGCTGCCCGCGAGTACTTAGAGGGACTTTCGCCAGAAACAATCGAAGACAAGTACGGCTGGCACCACCAGACCGTCTACAACTGGTTGAACCGCTTCGAAGAGCGCGGCTTCGACGCCGCGCTCTACGATAAATCTCGTCCCGGGCGACCTTCCGAACTTAGCGACGACCAGTTCGAACGGTTCACTACTGTACTCCATGAACCGCCTGAAGAAGCTGGATACGACGACCCAGCGTGGAGTACAGCTCTCGCCCAGCACTACCTCATCAAGGGGTTCGATATCGCTTTCTCCCGTCGTCACACTCGCCGACTCATGCACAAGGCCGGGGTCTCACCGAAGAGACCCCGGCCGGAGCCTGCCTCTGCCAGTGAAGCCGAACGCGAGGAGTTCGAAGAGACGGTCGAAAAAAAGTAGGCCGCCGTGACGAGGACGCCACGGTCGTCACGATCGACCAGACGCGAAAACGGTTGGAGCGGATCTCTACGCGGCATGGTATCCGGTTGGCGAGAGGCCGACCGTGGGCGTGTCGGCCTCTCGCGAGGGAGTGAACCTGCTGGGAGCAGTCACTGAGTACGGTGAGACGACGGTGCTGGAGTGTGGCGGATCGTTCACCGGTGAGGTGACGATCCGCTTTCTGGAGCATCTCCAAGCGGAGTTCGGCGAGAAGCTGGTCGTACTGCTGGACCAGGCGACGTACTTCACCGCTGGGGCGGTGAAGGACTTCGCCGCCGATGAGCCGATAGAGTTGGTGTATTTCCCGACTGGATCGCCGGATCTGAATCCAACCGAAGAATACTGGCGACGACTCAACTCGCCTTAGCAAACCGCTACTGCGGCAGTTGTGCCAAAATCCGATCAGCAGTCTGGACAGCACTCGAATCGATTAGTCCACCAGGTGTCTATCAATACCTCTGTCTCTGAGTATAGCACCAGCCATAAGTTTTCAAGGAGGAAGCTCACCACCACGAACGCAAACCGCACGATCGGGTCTTGCGTCGACGTTACCGCTCGTGCGCTCCGAAACAACCGATAGCTGGATTCGATCGCCGATCGCTTTCGGTAGCAGTGTTCGACCTGTGCAGGCGTGCGATCGTCCAGATCGCACGCCGCGTACCCTCGGACCACTTCACCATGCTTGCCGCGATTGCCGTTCTGATACGAAACTGAAACCGCGAGCGGGAAGCGTAGTTCCCGCTCGCTGTCTTTGTACATCCGGTAGGTCGTCATGTACGATTTGTGCGTCTCGAGTTTCTCTTCGAGCCGGTCGCCTTTCTCGGCGACCGGCACGACTGTCGCAGCAATCTCGCGTGAGCGGCGGATGATGCGCTCGTTGTAGAAGCCGGAATCAGCCAACAACAGCTCGATTTCGAAGGGATAGGCCTCGACGCGGTCGAGGACGCGCTCGACCGCGTCGGCTTGCTTCTCGTCGCTGCGGACGTACGTCATCGCGAGCGTGATCGGTTTGCCGTTCGAGACGAGGTAGGCGGTGCAGTATCGGTGGCAGGTCGTGGTACCATCTTTAGGGCTCATTCGACAGAGTTCGCCTATCTCGTCGCTGTAGGTGCCGTGATAGGGGTTATCGACGAAATCGATGGAGACGATCCTCGACCCTGAGCGGTCGAGGATCGTCATGGCCAACTGCATGAACAGGAGGTTAGCGGCGAATTCGAGCCAGCCTCGATCAAGCGTATGGAGCCAGTCGAAGACAGTATCGTCGCAGGGAGCCTCGTGGTTCTCGGCACAAACCTCTCGAACGGAGCTCTGATTGGTGCTGGCAAGTATAACGACGGACCAGATGTCGCCAGGATCGAGGGGCGAGCCCTCGATCCCTGGCAGAGGAAGCTCTCCGATCACATCCGCCGCTACACCTTTGACATCCCACGCCGAAAGGAATCCGTCTGGTTGGGGTAGCTGTAGCACATTCACTCAACCAGACATCTGCTCCAATCAGACCGATGCGTTAGCTCCGCCTCTCAACTCGATTGGGAACTACCGAGGATGTCGATGACACGAAAAAAAAAGCATGTCGTCGATCTCTCCAAGGATGAGCGCGATGAACTCGAATCATTCGTCTCCAGCGGCATTCATAGAGCCGAAGACATCACGAGAGCACGGATTTTACTCAAAGCTGACGACGGCGCGACTGATTTCAGCATCAGTCGCGCGCTTGAGTGTGGCGAATCAACTCCCTACCACGCACGCAAACGCTACGCTGACCGAGGGATTGCGGCGATTCATCGCCGCAACCCCGACCGTGAATACGAACGCAAACTCGATGGCGAAGACGAAGCTCATCTCATCGCCCTCGCGACCAGCGAGCCGCCCGACGGGCGCGCTCGCTGGTCGCTTCGCCTTCTCGCCGACGAACTCGTTGTTCTCGAAGAGATCGAGCACGAATCGGTCTCCTACGAAACCGTTCGCCAAGTCCTAAAAAACGAGCTACAGCCTCACCGATCCAAACAATGGGTGATCCCGCCGGAGCAGAACACCGAGTTCATCTACCACATGGAGGACGTCCTCTCGCTCTACCGCGAACCATACGACCCAGACCGGCCTCTTGTTTGTTTCGACGAGCATCCCAAACAGCTACTCAAGCAGGTCGGGCAACCGTGCCCGGTTGAGCCGGGCACGGTTGCCCGTGAAGACTACCAGTACGAGCGTAACGGCACCAAGAACCTGTTTCTGGCCTCCGAACCGCTCGCCAGCTGGCGAGCGGTCAGGGTCAAAGACCGCTGAACTACCGAAGACTGGGTACATTTCATCCAGCACCCCGTTGATCAGCACTACCCGGATGCGGACTGCATCCGGGTGGTGCTAGACAACCTCAACACGCACAATCCGGCAGCCTTCTACGAGTATTTCGAACCAGCCGAAGCACGTCGCTTGCTCGACAAGCTCGAATTTTACTTCACGCCGGTACATGGAAGCTGGCTCAACATGGCGGAGATCGAGTTCAATACGCTCCAGCAGCAGTGTCTCGACAGACGCATCCCCGACGCGGCGACGCTCCGTCAGGAGGTCGCCGCGTGGAAAAAGGAACGAAACAGCGCTGATACCGACATTGATTGGCGGTTCACGACCGACGATGCTCGCATCAAACTGAAGCGACTATACCCTTCATTTGATGACTGACAAGACACTAGGTAGATCTGACTTGTGCGATCGATGACCGCGTGTGACGCCCAAATCCGGATTCCAGCCGGTTTCGGGGTGTACAAATGCCCACTTCTGCCTGCACAAAAACGAGATTTCCGGCCGAAATACGTCCTTATAGCATTAATATTCTACCACAAATCAAACGTACATCTATTTAATGCCCAAAATATCCACTTTTGTAAACCGAGGGTTTATGTGCTACCATATTGTGACTCTTTCGCGTGGAACAGACGACAAATGCGGGCGAAAATTATGAAAATGTGGACGAATGGTGTATAGATAGCGTCAGATATTGCGAGGTGAGATACAAATGATAGACGTGTTCTTGCAGTCGGGAACCGATCTCAAGACGCTGGCCAGCGGCGTCAACAACGTATGGGTCCTAACGGTGACGTTCTTGATTTTCTTCATGCATGCGGGCTTCGCCATGCTGGAGGCCGGACAGGTTAGAGCGAAAAACGTCGCCAACCAGCTCACCAAGAACATGCTCACGTGGTCGATCGGCGTGATTGCCTTCTTTCTGCTCGGGCAGGGTATCGCCAACCTTACTGCCGGACTCACTGGTCCGGCTGGGATTGGCGGTGCGTTCGGTTACATCGGTGGTGGCTCTGATGGATGGATTAGCTGGCTGTTCGGCGCGGTTTTTGCGATGACCGCCGCGACCATCGTGAGCGGGGCAGTCGCGGGTCGGTGTAAGCTCCGTGCGTACGTCACCTACACCATCGCGCTCGCGGCGGTCATCTATCCCGTCGTCGTGGGCTTTACGTGGGGCGGCGGCTTGCTCGCCGACACAGGTTTGTTGGGTACTGGCTATCAGGACTTCGCCGGCGGGATGATCGTCCACGGACTCGGCGGTATCGCCGGGCTGACCGCGGCGTGGGTACTCGGTCCGCGCATGGGCCGGTTCAATGACGACGGGAGCGTGAACGTAATCCCCGGCCACTCGATGACCTTCGCCGTTCTAGGGACTCTCATCCTCTGCTTTGGGTGGTATGGCTTCAACGTGGGCACCGCTGCAACGGTGTTCGTCGTCGAGAACGACGTGCTCGCACTCGGTGCGTTCGCCAGCGACGTCGGGCGTGTCGCGCTCACGACCACCCTCGGGATGGCCGCCGGAGCACTCGGGGCGGGCGCAGTCTCGCTCGCCAAGACCGAGAAGGTTGATACGCTATTCGTCGCCAACGGCATGCTTGCCGGACTCGTGGCGATTACCGCAACCACGAACGCCATCACGTGGTGGGGTGGTCTCGTAGCCGGGCTGCTCGCGGGCGCACAGCTTCCGCTCGTCTTCGAGTTCGTCGAAAAGCGCCTCAAAATCGACGACGTCTGTGCGGTCTTCCCGGTCCACGGGTCGGCGGGCGTGCTCGGTGCGCTCTTGTTCCCGTTCATCGCCGTAGATGGGTTCTCAGTGGATGCACTGGTCGGTCAGGTCGCCCTCGTTGCGGTCATCGGCGTCTGGACCGTGGCAGCTACGGCGGCGATTTTCGGTGGCCTGAAAGCACTCGGGCAGGCTCGCGTGGCGCCCGAGCACGAACGCGACGGTCTCGACAGTTCCGAACACGGCGTTGATACCTACCCCGAATTCGGCTTCGGCGACTCGGGGGGACCGGTCACCGACGGCGGTACGCGGGTCTACTCGGCGGCGGATGGCGAGGAACTCCGTACTGATGGTGGGTCGCCGAACGGGGGCGATATCAAGATGGTGACGGCTATCGTCCGGCCCGACAAATTAGGTGCAGTCAAGAGCGCGCTTGCGGAGGTCGGTGCGCCCTCGCTTACTGTGACGAACGTCTCCGGCCGGGGAAGCCAGCCGGTCAAGAAGGGCCAGTGGCGTGGCGAGGAATACACTGTTGACCTCCACCAGAAGATCAAAGTCGAATGCGTGGTGGCCGACATCGCCGCCGAGGATGTGGTGGATGCAATCGTCGAGCGCGCCGCGACCGGCGAACCCGGCGACGGCAAAGTATTCGTCACACCGGTCGAGGACGCCGCACAGATCCGAAACGACGTTCGTGGAACAGAGGCTGTATAGATCTACAACATTCGTCTTTACCTATGGAAATTCTGCTGGCTAAGTAGACCACCGCCGTCAGTTAGTTGTTGCGGGAAACCACTTGCTGATGCGCTTGATACGGAAAACCGCCGGAAGGTGGTGCTGTCTATCCGCATGCGGTCGGTGCTGTGCGGTGCTGTCTGTGATCTCAGTTCATTGACCAGTTGCTCACCGACCGCAGCGCCCCGTTAGTGAGCGACGCCGCTCAGGCGTCGCTCACGCAGTTACTCCTGGCGGGTCATACACCTCCTCTCGGTCAAGCATGTGGTAGATAGATACCAGCAACTTATGACCAGTTGCGACGATTGCCTTCTGCGAACCCTTCTTTCCCACTAACCGATCATAGAACCGACTCAGATACTCATCTTCGCATGTATGGACGGCTGTCCGCGCACACTGGACAAGGATCCATCGTAACTGCCGTGAGCCTCACTTCGATATCCCGCCCTCGATCCGCGAGTCGCCTGGCTCGCGGATCACCGGATTCAACCCAGCGTAACTCACTACTTCTTTGTCCCGGTCAAATCGGTCTATCTCGCCCACCTCCGCATAGATCATCAGCGCTGGGCAGTAGCTCACACCGGGAATCGTCATTAACAGCTGGGTCTCAGGCAGAGACCCAGCGCGTTCTTCGATAGTAGCTTCGAGCCGTTCGATCTCATCAGTAAGCGTCTCGATCATCTCCAAGTACGACGCTAACAACGTGTTCCATGGCGTCGGGAGCGAGAGGTCCCGTAGGGATTCTCGTCCCGATACACTCAGGGGCTTGATCTCTTGGGTGATTCCATGATCAGACAGTAACCCGTGAATCTTGTTTGCGTACTCGGTGCGGTTCTCGACCAACTTCTGTCGCCCGCGCACGAGTGCGCGGGCTTCCCTGATCTCGTCGGTGGGGACGTAGCTCTCCGGCACTGAATCCAACCGAACCATCCGTGACAACTCTTTGGCATCAACGCGATCAGTCTTCTTGTCCGTGTTAGCGATCAGCGTCAGTTTGCTAGGGTGGGCAACAGTCACATCCAGATGTTCCGACAGCGTATCGTGGATGTGGTAGTAGTTGCTGGTGGCCTCGATCGCGGCTTCAGCTCCAGCATAGTGCTGGGCGAGTTCATCGAGGTTCGCGTTCTCAACGCGAACCTCTTCGACGATCTCACCAGCTTCGCCCATTACTGCCACCTGTGCGTACCGCTTGTGGATGTCTATTCCAAGATACATAAGCAATCACTCCGGGATGCCTGTGCGTGAAACAGAGGTTCACCTATTCGGGCTTTCCCGGCTGCCGCGCCACACGGCAGCCGGGTTGTATTGCCCAAGACTCGGCTTCCTACGCACTCGGACCAGTCAGCTAAACGTGCTCGATGGCACGAAAAACGCATCGGTCTCTTGCGTCCCATATCTTGTTTCACGCTCTCATGGGATAGCAGAATTTTTCATCGAGTCAGCTAACTCCAGCGGTTGGTTGAGCGGCGGTAGCGAACCACTCTTGGAAGATCGGACGCTCTTGATGGATCTTCTGTGCGTCGGCAACCATCCGATCTAACGGGCGATGAAGTATTGCCTATCATTACCCGAACTTGCCGGTGATGTAGTCCTCGACGCGCTGGCTCTCGGGGTTCTCGAAGATCTCGTTGGTGTCGCCGTACTCGACGAGCTCGCCGCCGGTGAGGAAGACCGCCGTTTGGTCCGAAATTCTCGCTGCCTGCTGCATGTTGTGGGTGACGACGACCACGGTGTAGTCGTCGGCGAGCTCCTCGATGAGGTCCTCGATCTTCGCGGTCGCGATCGGGTCGAGCGCGCTCGCGGGTTCGTCCATCAGAATGACTTCGGGGTCGACGGCGAGACAGCGTGCGATGCAAAGACGCTGTTGTTGTCCACCCGAGAGTCCGAGCGCGTTGTCGTCGAGCCGGTCGTCGACCTCCTCCCAGAGGGCGGCCTGCCGGAGCGCGTGCTCGACGAGTGCGTCCTCGTCGCCGGCGTCGTCGCCGAACAGCCGCGCGAGCAGCCCGGTCTCGACGTCGCCGTGTTTGCGCGGGCCGTACGAGACGTTCTTCCGGATGGACTTGGGGAACGGGTTCGGCTGCTGGAACACCATCCCGACGCGCTTTCTGAGCTCGACGAGGTCGACGTCGTCCGCATAGATCTTCTGGCCATCGAGCGCGACGCTGCCCTCGACACGCGCGGCCTTGATGCGGTCGTTCATCCGATTCAAACACCGAAGAAACGTCGATTTCCCGCAGCCCGACGGGCCGATGAGCGCCGTGACGCTCTCTGCGGGAATGTCGAGGCTGATCCCTTCGAGCGCCTGCTCGTCGCCGTAGAAGACGTCGAGGTCGTCGACGGCGAACTTCGTCCCGTTGTCGAGGTCGTAGTCGGTCCACTCGTCTTGACTCCGTTCGTCGCTTTCACCGACAAATGTCTCGACACTCGTTGTTCTGTTCCTTACTGAGGATTCCGTCGTGGTTCGGGTGTTTGTGGCCATTCGGAGGTCCTGATTGCTATTTTGTTCACTCATGATGGAGTTTCCCTCTGAAGTATTTGCGCAGCGCGATACCGACCGCATAGAACGACAGTACGACCAACAACAGCACAAGCGCTGTCCCCCAGCCGAACGCCTTCGCATCCGCCGCGCCGACGCCGGCAGTAATGGTCGCGTACAGCTGGTAGGGAAGCGCGCTCGTAGCAGTCAGAAGCGCGTCGTTGGTCACGAACGGCGGCGTTGTGCTGAACTCGAACGCCGAGAACACGCCCGGCGTGTCGCTTGGAAATGGCGAGCCGGCCATCACGAGCAACAGCGGCGCGGTCTCGCCCGCGATACGACCCACCCCGAGAATGACGCCCGTGATGACGCCGGGCAGCGCCGCCGGCAGCACGACACTCCTGATAGTCTGCCACTGACTCACCCCGAGCGCGGCGCTCGCGCCGCGGTACTCATCGGGGACGCTCTTGAGTGCCTCGCGGCTCGTGATGAGCACCAGTGGCAACAACATGAATCCGAGCACGAGAATGCCCGACAGCAACGAGTTTGTGTTGCCGAATCGTGGGACTAAGAACGCGGCTCCAAATAGCCCAAAGACGATGCTCGGCGTGCTCCAGAGGCCATTGGTCGTGACCTCCACGGTACGGGTGAACCGGCCCTGTTCGGCGTACTCGGTGAGGAACACGGCCGCCCCGACGCCGAGGGGCACCGCGAACAGTATCGTGCCGATGACGATCCAGACGGTGCCCATGATTGCCGGCAGCACGCCCGGAACATCGACGTAGATGCCTTGCGAGACGTTCATCACGAATGGCCAGTCGATGGGGAGACTCACGCCGAAGATTGCCGGCCCGACGCCGAGACCGCTCTCGATACCCTGCAACACCTTCGAAGCGCCCTTCATCACGACGAACGTGACGAGTGCGGCCATGATCGCGACCATCGACAGCGCGTTCAGCCCCATCAAGAGGTACGCCCCGTTCTGTCGGCCCCGACTGCCGAAACCCGAACTGGCTTTCGCGGCGGCCCACGTGACGGTCAGACTCGACAGTGCCACCAGCGCTCCCGCGACGAGCGGTGCATAGAAGGTCGCTTCGAGGTTTGTGGGGTCCCACGACCACTCCGAGCCGACGACCCCAGTGAGCAACACGGCACCGACGGCGATTGCGATGCCGCCGGCCGGAACCGTCGAACCGATGTCCTCGCGCGGGAGTACGGTGACGGCGACCATCCCGAGGGCAGCGAGCACCGAAATCGAGAGCCAGACCGCAATCCCGAGGGCGAACGTCTGCGAGGCAATGAGTCCGCCCGCCACCCCACCCAATATCCCGAAAACGCCGCCGACGGGAAGCCCCACCGTGTCACTGGGTGTCGTTTCGACTGCGCCCAGTCGAGAGGCGACACCCAGAGCGATGACGGCCCCGCCGGCCACACACAACACGATGGAGAAGAACGTGAACAGTCCAATGCCCAAAATTTGGGTTTCGAACCCCGTCACGTCGAACATCGACGCGATCGCGAACAAGAAGGTCAGGACGCCGAGACCGACGACGGTGGCGCTAGTTCGCTCGAACGCGGAACCTCGCCCGTTCACCAGCGCGGTCTCATGGGACTCGCTCATTGCTCACCTCCGAGCCGGCGCACCATCCGGAGCTCGATGAGCTGTGAGACCACCGAGATGGCCATCACGGTGACGAACAACACGACGCCGGCGGCGAACAGCGCGTTCACGTGCAGGCCGCTCGCGTTGCCGTATTGGCTGGCGATGAGGCTCGTGAGCGTGACCGTGTTGTCGAAGACGTCGAAAAACGGGTTCGGTAAGTCGGTCACGTTGCCGAGAATCACGGTCGCGGCCATCGTCTCGCCGACGGCACGGCCGACACCCAACAGGACGGCGGCGGAGATGCCCGAGAAAGCTGCCGGCATCGTAATCCCGGTCATCGTCTGCCACTCGGTCGCCCCGAGCGCGAGCGAGCCGCTTTTCATCGACTCGGGGACGCTCGAAATCGCGTCCTCGGCGACCGATACGACTGTGGGCAGCGCCATCACGCCGACGACCAGGCCCACAGCGAGCAGGCTGCCAAGCCCCGGCAGGCCGAACGCACTGCTCGACGAAAAGTACGGGTTGAGCACGACCAGCCCGAGATAACCGAACACGATTGAGGGGATGCCCGCGAGAATCTCGATGCCGGGTTTGAGTAGCTCGCGCAACCATCCCGGAGCGACCTCGCTAATGAACAGCGCACCGGCGATGCCGAGCGGCCCGGCGATGGCCACGGCGAGTAGCGTTTCGATGACCGTCCCGACGATTGCGGGCACGAGCGAGTAGATCTGCTCGCCGCCGGTTCGCCACATCGGCTCGCCGGTGTACGAGAGGAGGTCGACCAGTCCCATGTACCGAAAAGCAGACAGCGCCTCGCGCAGGATGAACGCGATGATCAGTCCCATCGTGAGCAGCGTCGAGACCGTCGCCAGGAACGTCAAGCTCTTCGCGGTGAGTGCTTGCCGGGCGTACCAGCCGTAGCCGACAGTGAGGAGAAAGCCGAGCAGAAACACGGCCGTCAGACTCGACTTGACGAGAAAGCCGACGAACGCGCCGAGGAGACACACCACGCCCGCAGCCCCCACAAAGAGTACCGTTCGGTCAATAGCCCTCATTGAGCGCGCGATTCGATTTGGCACCTTGTTATTTATGGAGGACATATGGATGAAGGGGTCACGTCAGTCGCTGACGGACCGATTCAATCGAAGTTAGTTGCTCTGTGTGGTCGTCTGATTCGCGTTCGTGCTCGCACCGTAGTTGACCTGTTTGTCCGGCTTGGGGAGCTTGCTGCGCTGCTTTTCCCGGCGCTCGGGCGGGAGCGTGAAGTAGTCGTTCGCCTCGACGAATTGTTTCTGACCGTACTCGGTGAGCAGCATATTGATGAAGGCGGCCTCCTTCTTGGAAGTCCCCTTCCACGTATAGCAGTGCAGGTCGCGTGAGAGCGGGTAGCCCTTCGCACCGAGGTTTTTCCCGAGTTTGTAGGTCGTTCCGTCGAGTTCGAGCGCGACGGCAGGAGCCTGTCCGCCGACGAACGCGAGCGCCATGTACGCGATGGCGTTGTCGCTCTGTTGTACGGACGTGCGGACCTGCTGGTTTTGGCCGATGCGCGAGTCGCACTTGATAGGCGCGTCGGGACTGCCGAAGAGGTTCGCGCGGAACGCCGTATCCGTCCCAGACCCTTCAGCGCGACAAATAGCTTGTATCTCTTTGCTCGGACCAGAATACCCATCAACATTCTTCCAGTCGGTGATTTCACCCTCGTAGATAGCCTTCAGCCGGTCGCCAGTAAGCTTCGTCACGCCAGCGTCGTAGATTGGCTTGCTGACGACGACCGGCTGGCCATCGACGCCGACCACATGATCGGTGAAGTTCTCGTAGCTCTTGCGCTCGGGCAGCTCATCTTGGACCGGCGCGCTGGAATCACCGATGTCGACCTGACCGTTCGTGAGCTTCTCGATGCCAGTGCCAGAGTGGCTGAGACCGACGTTGACCGAAAACGGTGGCTGACTCTCGTTACTCGCTTCGAAGCCGTAGATGCCAGCGAAGAAATCCGCCATCCGTTCTTTGGTGTTAAAACCGTACTGGTCCGGTCCCCAGTATTCCTCGTCGTCGGCCGGCGGGTTCGAGTTCCAGACTGACGCACCGTTGCTCGTGATTGGATACACCGTTGAAGAACCGTCGGCGGTCAGCGGCTCGCTGGCTGCCTGCTGGGAACCGCCACTGGTACTGTTTCCACCATCCCCACTCGCGGCGCTCCCATCTTCTGCGCTACTGCTTCCGCCGGTGTTCCTGGTTCCTCCCAAGCATCCGGCGGCTCCAATCGTGGTACTGGCCCCGACTCCCACTAAAACGCGGCGTCGCGTCG
This portion of the Halococcus sediminicola genome encodes:
- the pstC gene encoding phosphate ABC transporter permease subunit PstC, translating into MRAIDRTVLFVGAAGVVCLLGAFVGFLVKSSLTAVFLLGFLLTVGYGWYARQALTAKSLTFLATVSTLLTMGLIIAFILREALSAFRYMGLVDLLSYTGEPMWRTGGEQIYSLVPAIVGTVIETLLAVAIAGPLGIAGALFISEVAPGWLRELLKPGIEILAGIPSIVFGYLGLVVLNPYFSSSSAFGLPGLGSLLAVGLVVGVMALPTVVSVAEDAISSVPESMKSGSLALGATEWQTMTGITMPAAFSGISAAVLLGVGRAVGETMAATVILGNVTDLPNPFFDVFDNTVTLTSLIASQYGNASGLHVNALFAAGVVLFVTVMAISVVSQLIELRMVRRLGGEQ
- a CDS encoding PstS family phosphate ABC transporter substrate-binding protein, with amino-acid sequence MTRKTTRRRVLVGVGASTTIGAAGCLGGTRNTGGSSSAEDGSAASGDGGNSTSGGSQQAASEPLTADGSSTVYPITSNGASVWNSNPPADDEEYWGPDQYGFNTKERMADFFAGIYGFEASNESQPPFSVNVGLSHSGTGIEKLTNGQVDIGDSSAPVQDELPERKSYENFTDHVVGVDGQPVVVSKPIYDAGVTKLTGDRLKAIYEGEITDWKNVDGYSGPSKEIQAICRAEGSGTDTAFRANLFGSPDAPIKCDSRIGQNQQVRTSVQQSDNAIAYMALAFVGGQAPAVALELDGTTYKLGKNLGAKGYPLSRDLHCYTWKGTSKKEAAFINMLLTEYGQKQFVEANDYFTLPPERREKQRSKLPKPDKQVNYGASTNANQTTTQSN